From Spirochaetota bacterium, the proteins below share one genomic window:
- a CDS encoding M23 family metallopeptidase — protein MRLRYLLAKINYIVEYTVIKIQYSLRYRKYRMETRNRIHGSFPSPVRKLLIITGILGLTAVLLFSFFPYSGSRTEDTTARSTESHYKTQEGTTVKADDIGDLGVEKKAERSRPRVEFGAYTVRKGDTLWGIAKEHDISIDTLVSANEIKDLATLSVGKDLRIPTLDGISYRVRANDTLSRISLAYGVAISAITEFNELSSDLLDEGQTLFLPGAKLSAAERNRLFGVDLMNPVPGRLTSRYGIRAHPFLGYRMFHSGVDVGYNSGYSVRAAQSGTVSIAGEYGGFGNYVSINHKSGFVTGYGHLSSVIVTSGQYVKKGQVLGYVGSTGISTGPHLHFEVLYRGKYVNPLSYVHY, from the coding sequence ATGAGACTGCGATATCTTCTCGCCAAGATCAATTATATCGTCGAATACACGGTCATTAAGATACAATACTCGCTGCGCTACCGAAAATACCGGATGGAGACGCGCAATCGTATCCATGGGAGTTTCCCCTCTCCGGTAAGAAAGCTCCTCATCATAACCGGGATACTCGGCTTGACCGCGGTCCTGCTGTTCTCGTTCTTCCCCTACAGCGGTTCACGCACAGAAGATACAACCGCTCGATCGACAGAAAGCCATTATAAAACGCAGGAAGGCACAACGGTCAAAGCGGACGATATCGGTGATCTCGGCGTGGAAAAAAAAGCCGAACGGTCACGCCCGCGGGTAGAATTCGGTGCATACACCGTACGAAAGGGTGATACACTTTGGGGCATAGCCAAAGAACACGATATCTCCATCGATACCCTCGTGAGCGCCAATGAGATAAAGGACCTTGCCACGCTTTCCGTTGGCAAAGACCTCCGCATACCGACCCTCGACGGGATAAGCTATCGTGTGCGGGCGAACGATACGCTCTCGCGCATATCGCTCGCGTACGGAGTTGCGATCAGCGCGATAACCGAATTCAATGAACTGTCCAGTGACCTGCTGGATGAAGGACAGACGCTGTTCCTTCCGGGCGCAAAGCTCTCCGCGGCGGAACGCAATCGCTTATTCGGCGTCGATCTCATGAACCCGGTACCGGGACGGCTCACCTCTCGCTACGGCATACGGGCGCATCCCTTCCTCGGCTACCGCATGTTCCATTCCGGCGTCGATGTTGGCTACAACAGCGGCTATTCGGTGCGGGCAGCACAGAGCGGGACGGTGTCCATCGCGGGTGAATACGGCGGCTTCGGGAACTATGTGAGCATCAATCATAAAAGCGGGTTCGTCACCGGATACGGCCATCTCTCTTCCGTGATCGTCACAAGCGGTCAATATGTCAAAAAAGGCCAGGTGCTCGGCTATGTCGGCAGTACCGGGATATCGACGGGGCCGCATCTTCACTTCGAAGTGCTCTATCGCGGCAAATATGTCAATCCGCTCTCATACGTTCACTACTGA
- the kdsB gene encoding 3-deoxy-manno-octulosonate cytidylyltransferase: protein MNTCALIPARYKSVRLPGKMLREIKGRPLISYAYENARRTRGISQCFVCCDDERIADACRKHSIAYVMTSPDHTSGTSRIAEAAEKLDADVIINVQGDEPLIGEKILSPLIDCFSDTATDIATVVKRTAEAHEIHNENVVKAVIDAKGFAMYFSRAAIPHRRKDVTRTPVFFKHIGVYAYRRSALLDIVKLPPCEYESIEMLEQLRWLYAGYRIKTIETAETLIGVDTEEELALAAALL, encoded by the coding sequence ATGAACACCTGTGCGCTCATACCCGCGCGCTACAAATCGGTACGGCTCCCGGGAAAAATGCTCCGCGAGATAAAAGGACGCCCGCTCATCTCCTACGCGTACGAGAACGCGCGAAGAACGCGCGGCATATCGCAATGCTTCGTCTGCTGTGACGACGAGAGGATAGCGGATGCATGCAGGAAGCATTCCATCGCGTATGTAATGACATCACCCGATCACACCTCGGGCACGTCGCGCATCGCCGAGGCAGCGGAGAAGCTCGATGCCGATGTCATCATCAATGTGCAGGGGGATGAGCCGCTCATCGGCGAGAAGATACTCTCCCCGCTCATCGACTGCTTCTCCGACACTGCCACCGATATCGCCACCGTCGTGAAACGCACCGCCGAAGCGCATGAGATACACAATGAGAACGTCGTGAAAGCGGTCATCGATGCGAAGGGCTTTGCCATGTACTTCTCGCGGGCGGCCATCCCCCATCGCAGGAAGGATGTCACGCGGACGCCCGTGTTCTTCAAGCATATCGGCGTCTATGCCTACCGGCGAAGCGCGCTCCTCGACATCGTGAAACTCCCGCCCTGTGAATACGAATCGATAGAAATGCTCGAACAATTACGCTGGCTCTACGCGGGTTATCGCATCAAGACGATAGAAACAGCGGAAACACTCATCGGTGTGGACACGGAAGAAGAACTCGCCCTCGCCGCAGCGCTGCTATAA
- the aroQ gene encoding type II 3-dehydroquinate dehydratase — translation MHIAVIQGPNINMLGTREADVYGTATMGSIHEQMRADAGTGHTIAFFQSNSEGDIVTAIQNLRGKTDWLIINPAAYTHTSVAIRDAILAVKIPVIEVHLSNIFKREEFRHRSFVSDIAEGILSGFGADGYRMALSYILSRGGRS, via the coding sequence ATGCATATAGCGGTCATACAGGGTCCGAACATCAACATGCTGGGAACGCGGGAAGCCGACGTCTACGGCACCGCCACTATGGGATCGATACACGAACAGATGCGTGCGGATGCGGGAACGGGCCATACGATAGCGTTCTTCCAATCGAACAGCGAAGGCGACATCGTCACTGCGATACAGAATTTACGCGGCAAAACCGATTGGCTCATCATCAACCCGGCGGCATATACGCACACATCGGTAGCGATACGCGATGCGATACTCGCCGTAAAGATACCCGTCATCGAAGTGCATCTTTCGAACATATTCAAACGCGAGGAATTCCGCCACCGCTCATTCGTTTCCGATATCGCCGAGGGCATACTCAGCGGCTTCGGCGCGGACGGATATCGCATGGCATTATCGTATATTCTCTCCCGGGGAGGCCGGTCATGA
- a CDS encoding Gfo/Idh/MocA family oxidoreductase: MGKELKVGFIGAGGIAHTHAKNLKKVEGVELVSAADVSDKGLEKFVADQGVQRTYKDYREMLAKEKGKIDAVCVCTPNGLHAENTIAALEAGMHVIVEKPMGMNNRECKDMIDAAKKAKKHLVVGFQWRFHPKAVLLKKQADDGVFGKILFVRVQALRRRGIPNWGVFGRKDLQGGGPMIDIGVHACEMAHYVMGCPKPVAASGKTWTYLGNKPMEALGMWPNWDHKTYTVEDLAVGMVRFDNGAMMSVEASFAAHIEKDIFSFQIMGEKGGGTFEPLAVFKDEHGYMWNETPGFVPNDDNFAYKMKHFVEVCRGERESASTGEHGRMVQQILDGIYASSEKGREVTIEELA, translated from the coding sequence ATGGGAAAAGAACTGAAGGTCGGATTCATCGGTGCGGGCGGCATTGCCCACACGCACGCGAAGAACCTCAAGAAGGTGGAAGGCGTCGAGCTCGTCTCTGCGGCGGACGTGAGCGACAAGGGGCTCGAGAAATTCGTGGCCGATCAGGGCGTACAGCGGACATACAAAGATTACAGGGAAATGCTCGCAAAGGAAAAAGGGAAGATCGATGCCGTCTGCGTCTGCACCCCGAACGGTCTTCATGCGGAGAACACCATTGCCGCGCTCGAAGCGGGAATGCATGTGATAGTAGAAAAGCCGATGGGCATGAACAATCGTGAATGCAAGGACATGATCGATGCGGCGAAGAAAGCGAAAAAGCATCTCGTCGTCGGATTCCAATGGCGTTTTCACCCGAAAGCGGTGCTCCTCAAGAAACAGGCGGACGACGGCGTGTTCGGGAAGATACTCTTCGTACGCGTGCAGGCGCTCCGCCGACGCGGCATCCCCAACTGGGGCGTGTTCGGCAGAAAGGACCTTCAGGGCGGCGGACCGATGATAGACATCGGCGTGCACGCCTGCGAGATGGCGCATTATGTCATGGGGTGTCCGAAGCCGGTGGCGGCGAGCGGTAAGACGTGGACATATCTCGGCAACAAGCCGATGGAAGCGCTCGGCATGTGGCCGAACTGGGACCACAAGACGTATACGGTGGAAGATCTCGCCGTCGGCATGGTGCGTTTCGATAACGGCGCCATGATGTCGGTGGAGGCATCGTTCGCGGCGCATATCGAAAAGGATATCTTCTCATTCCAGATAATGGGCGAGAAAGGCGGCGGCACGTTCGAACCGCTCGCGGTGTTCAAGGACGAACACGGTTATATGTGGAATGAAACGCCGGGCTTCGTCCCCAACGACGACAATTTCGCATATAAGATGAAGCACTTCGTCGAGGTATGCCGCGGCGAGCGCGAGAGCGCATCGACCGGCGAGCACGGGCGCATGGTGCAGCAGATACTCGACGGCATCTACGCGAGCTCGGAAAAAGGCCGCGAGGTAACGATAGAAGAGCTCGCATAG
- a CDS encoding lactate utilization protein produces MANEQDMYDELVVKNLSAAFTRNQFDFTAVNTKEDAFAFLKERLTRELKIGFGGSRTLEEIGIIDYLVNGEYPHLLNRVKKGITPDEKARVERETFSADVYLSGTNALTMDGHLVNLDKNGNRVAAMMFGPRQVYIVAGVNKICRTEDEARARTKVPAAVMNNIRFKNDTPCVETLTCVDCSHKNRLCYYTSIIHRSWPIKRIHVVLVAERLGF; encoded by the coding sequence ATGGCGAACGAACAGGACATGTATGACGAGCTCGTCGTCAAGAATCTCTCTGCGGCGTTCACGAGGAATCAGTTCGATTTCACCGCGGTGAACACAAAGGAAGACGCGTTCGCGTTCCTCAAAGAGCGTCTCACCCGCGAATTGAAGATCGGCTTCGGCGGTTCGCGCACGCTCGAAGAGATAGGCATCATCGATTATCTCGTCAACGGCGAATACCCCCATCTGCTCAACCGCGTAAAAAAGGGAATAACCCCCGATGAAAAAGCACGGGTAGAGAGAGAGACATTCTCCGCCGACGTGTATCTTTCCGGCACGAACGCGCTTACCATGGACGGCCATCTCGTCAATCTCGACAAGAACGGCAACCGCGTAGCGGCGATGATGTTCGGCCCCCGGCAAGTCTATATCGTCGCCGGCGTCAACAAGATATGCCGCACTGAGGACGAAGCACGGGCGCGAACGAAAGTTCCCGCCGCGGTGATGAACAATATCCGCTTCAAGAACGATACCCCCTGCGTGGAAACCCTCACCTGCGTCGACTGCAGTCATAAGAACCGGCTCTGCTACTACACGAGCATCATTCACCGCTCATGGCCGATAAAACGCATACACGTCGTTCTTGTCGCCGAACGGCTCGGGTTCTGA
- a CDS encoding heavy metal translocating P-type ATPase → MKVYNLANLDCATCALKIEDGLRTLDSVKAVSVNFATLSLHIDSTDIDEAKAFIKRIEPDVVVSEAKLPEHTDASQIRRELLFIAPAAALLAAALIIERYITLPYPLLRYCIIIPAYLLAGWRVLLTAGRNIVRGSIFDENFLMGIATIGALIIGETEEAVGVMLFYRVGEMFESIAVARSRRSIRSLLAVRSECATLITGTHAISVHPSKVHVGDTIRVKPGEKVPLDGVIIDGTSELNTAALTGESEPRSARIGDSVLSGMINGSATITVQVTNTFENSAASRIVALVENALSRKANAEKFITRFAHVYTPIVVIAAVLLAVIPPLFITGIVTFPAWIYRALTLLVISCPCAFVISIPLSYFAGIGAAAKQGVLVKGSNFIDVLSKLRTVVFDKTGTLTKGVFAVRSIVPSDGMTPEGLLSIAAAAESHSNHPIARSILERYGAVDEHITDHREHPGFGIIAAVNGKRVIAGNDRLLHREGIEHPEPDDTGTIVHIAVDGRYAGHIIIADVIKENARAAVDGLTARGITSIMLTGDSAHAAAYVAKYLGIDTCHAELLPDQKVARLEDIMKDAKHRPTAFVGDGINDAPVIARADAGLAMGFGTDAAIEVADVVLMSHSPDAVLTAVDISRRTQAIVRQNVGIAFGIKIAFIALGAVGLMTMWGAVFADIGVALIAILNATRVLRTRTTR, encoded by the coding sequence ATGAAAGTGTACAACCTCGCCAACCTCGACTGCGCCACGTGCGCTCTCAAGATTGAGGACGGCCTGCGCACGCTCGATTCGGTAAAAGCGGTGTCGGTGAATTTCGCAACGCTCTCCCTGCATATCGACAGCACGGATATCGACGAAGCGAAGGCGTTCATCAAGCGCATCGAACCCGATGTCGTCGTATCGGAGGCGAAACTGCCCGAGCACACCGATGCGTCACAGATACGAAGAGAACTCCTCTTCATCGCTCCCGCGGCCGCCCTGCTCGCTGCAGCGCTCATTATCGAACGATACATCACGCTCCCCTACCCGCTCCTGCGTTATTGTATCATTATCCCCGCATATCTCCTCGCCGGCTGGCGTGTGCTCCTGACCGCCGGCAGGAACATCGTACGCGGCAGCATCTTCGATGAGAACTTCCTCATGGGCATTGCGACCATCGGCGCGCTCATCATCGGCGAGACGGAAGAAGCGGTCGGCGTCATGCTCTTCTACCGCGTCGGCGAGATGTTCGAGAGCATAGCCGTGGCGCGCTCGCGCCGCTCGATACGATCGCTCCTTGCCGTGCGTTCCGAATGCGCCACGCTCATCACCGGCACCCATGCCATCAGCGTTCATCCGAGCAAGGTACATGTCGGCGATACGATACGCGTGAAGCCGGGCGAGAAAGTCCCCCTCGACGGCGTGATCATCGACGGGACGAGCGAGCTCAACACCGCAGCCCTCACCGGCGAGTCCGAACCGCGAAGCGCACGCATCGGCGACAGCGTACTTTCCGGAATGATAAACGGCAGCGCCACGATAACCGTGCAGGTGACGAACACCTTCGAGAATTCGGCGGCATCGCGTATCGTCGCCCTCGTGGAGAACGCGCTCTCGCGGAAAGCGAACGCTGAGAAATTCATCACCCGTTTCGCGCATGTGTACACACCCATCGTCGTCATCGCCGCCGTGCTCCTTGCCGTGATACCGCCCCTCTTCATCACCGGTATCGTCACATTCCCGGCATGGATTTATCGCGCGCTCACGCTCCTCGTGATATCCTGTCCCTGTGCATTCGTAATAAGCATCCCGCTCTCGTACTTCGCCGGCATCGGTGCCGCCGCAAAACAAGGCGTGCTCGTCAAGGGCTCGAACTTCATCGATGTGCTCTCGAAACTCAGGACCGTCGTCTTCGATAAGACCGGTACGCTCACGAAAGGTGTTTTCGCGGTCCGTTCCATCGTCCCTTCCGACGGCATGACGCCGGAGGGATTGCTTTCCATCGCCGCAGCCGCGGAATCGCATTCGAACCACCCCATCGCACGCTCGATACTCGAGCGCTACGGCGCCGTCGATGAGCACATCACGGATCATCGGGAGCACCCCGGCTTCGGCATCATCGCCGCCGTCAACGGGAAACGCGTCATCGCCGGCAATGACCGGCTCCTCCACCGCGAAGGCATCGAGCATCCGGAGCCGGACGATACGGGCACGATAGTCCACATCGCCGTCGACGGCCGCTATGCCGGACATATCATCATCGCGGATGTGATAAAGGAGAACGCAAGAGCTGCCGTGGACGGGCTTACGGCGCGCGGTATAACGAGTATCATGCTCACCGGCGATTCCGCGCATGCGGCAGCCTACGTCGCGAAATATCTCGGCATTGACACCTGTCACGCAGAACTTCTCCCGGACCAGAAGGTCGCACGCCTCGAGGATATCATGAAAGATGCAAAACACCGGCCGACCGCGTTCGTCGGTGACGGCATCAATGACGCGCCGGTCATTGCGCGCGCGGATGCGGGGCTTGCCATGGGTTTCGGCACGGACGCCGCCATCGAGGTCGCCGATGTCGTGCTCATGTCGCATTCACCCGATGCCGTTCTCACCGCAGTGGACATATCCCGCCGCACGCAGGCCATAGTGCGCCAGAACGTCGGCATCGCCTTCGGCATCAAGATCGCGTTCATCGCGCTCGGCGCCGTCGGGCTTATGACGATGTGGGGGGCTGTCTTCGCCGACATAGGCGTTGCGCTTATCGCGATACTCAATGCCACGCGGGTGTTACGGACACGTACAACCCGATAA
- a CDS encoding Gfo/Idh/MocA family oxidoreductase encodes MKHIALIGCAHIHTPNFVKKLASRTDVRVDMVWDHDAERAKKNAEQLPHSRVIAAMDEAFDDKSIDAVVICSETDRHSDLVVGAAEAKKYMFVEKPLGIGAKDAYRMASAIEKAGVMFQTGYFMRGSSIHQFLRKAIADGKFGKITRIRHTNCHQGSLKGWFDTEWRWMADIRQAGCGAFGDLGTHSLDILLWLMGEAASVTANVHVATSRYGNTDEYGEGLVEFKSGAVGSLAGGWVDIAHPVSVIVSGTEGHAYVANGQLFVQGERFGSDGKNPLTELPPALPHAFDLFLDAVTGAKCELVGAREAAYRSAVMEAMYDSARTKKWVSPK; translated from the coding sequence ATGAAACACATCGCCCTTATCGGATGTGCGCACATACACACGCCGAATTTCGTCAAAAAACTCGCCTCCCGCACCGATGTCCGTGTCGATATGGTGTGGGACCACGACGCCGAGCGCGCGAAGAAAAATGCAGAACAGCTCCCGCACTCGCGTGTCATCGCGGCAATGGACGAAGCGTTCGATGACAAAAGCATCGATGCTGTCGTCATCTGCTCGGAGACCGACCGACATAGCGACCTTGTTGTCGGCGCGGCTGAAGCAAAAAAGTACATGTTCGTGGAAAAGCCGCTCGGCATCGGCGCAAAAGATGCATACCGCATGGCATCCGCTATCGAGAAAGCCGGCGTGATGTTCCAGACGGGATATTTCATGCGCGGAAGTTCCATACATCAATTCCTCCGCAAAGCGATAGCCGATGGGAAGTTCGGCAAGATAACCCGCATTCGGCACACGAACTGCCACCAAGGATCGCTCAAGGGCTGGTTCGACACCGAATGGCGCTGGATGGCCGATATCAGGCAGGCAGGATGCGGTGCGTTCGGCGACCTTGGCACGCATTCACTCGACATTCTCCTCTGGCTCATGGGCGAAGCGGCGTCGGTCACCGCGAATGTCCATGTGGCGACATCACGCTACGGCAATACGGATGAATACGGTGAAGGGCTTGTCGAATTCAAGAGCGGCGCTGTCGGATCGCTTGCCGGCGGATGGGTGGATATCGCACATCCGGTAAGCGTTATCGTGAGCGGTACGGAAGGCCATGCCTATGTCGCGAACGGGCAGCTCTTTGTACAGGGAGAGAGATTCGGCTCTGACGGGAAAAACCCATTGACCGAGCTCCCGCCCGCGCTGCCGCATGCATTCGACCTTTTCCTCGATGCGGTGACCGGCGCGAAATGCGAACTTGTCGGTGCACGCGAGGCGGCATACCGAAGCGCGGTAATGGAAGCGATGTACGATTCCGCCCGGACAAAAAAATGGGTATCGCCGAAGTAA